A single Diceros bicornis minor isolate mBicDic1 chromosome 7, mDicBic1.mat.cur, whole genome shotgun sequence DNA region contains:
- the LOC131408709 gene encoding olfactory receptor 51I2-like, producing the protein MLPSQSYGNISFFQPPAFLMIGIPGLEAIHSWISISFSTMYTAALTGNCLILLAVKRTPSLHQPMYYFLSMLALTDVGLTFSTLPTTLALLWFDHRLIGFNACLVQMFFLHSFSVVESSVLLAMSFDRFVAISNPLRYAAVLTNNVIIRIGLAIVIRASVSLFLVPFLLKRRNFCPGKILLSHSFCFHADVMKRACADITVNILYGLYVVLSTLVADSLLVVLSYTLILHTVMHLVSLKKCAWALNTCVSHILAVLIVYIPVIGVSMIHHFGRHLPAIVHTLVAYLYLVVPPVLNPIIYSVKSKPIREAMLGVLMRQG; encoded by the coding sequence ATGCTCCCTTCCCAGTCCTATGGCAACATCTCCTTCTTTCAGCCACCTGCCTTCCTGATGATTGGCATCCCAGGGCTGGAGGCCATTCACAGCTGGATCTCCATCTCCTTCTCCACCATGTACACTGCGGCCCTCACTGGAAACTGCCTGATCCTCTTGGCTGTGAAGAGGACTCCCAGCCTGCACCAGCCCATGTACTACTTCCTGTCCATGCTGGCCCTCACCGATGTGGGCCTCACCTTTTCCACACTGCCCACCACCCTGGCTCTGCTCTGGTTTGACCATCGGCTCATCGGCTTCAATGCCTGCCTGGTCCAGATGTTCTTCCTCCACTCTTTCTCTGTGGTGGAGTCCTCGGTGCTGCTGGCCATGTCATTTGACCGCTTTGTGGCCATCTCCAATCCCCTGCGGTATGCAGCTGTCCTCACAAATAATGTCATCATCAGGATTGGGCTGGCCATTGTGATTCGAGCCTCTGTGTCCCTCTTCCTTGTGCCCTTCTTACTGAAGCGACGGAATTTTTGCCCTGGCAAGATCCTCCTGTCCCACTCATTCTGTTTCCATGCAGATGTCATGAAACGGGCCTGTGCTGACATTACTGTCAATATCCTTTATGGGCTGTACGTAGTTCTGTCCACGTTGGTTGCAGACTCCCTGCTTGTTGTCCTGTCTTATACCCTTATTCTTCATACAGTGATGCATCTGGTCTCTCTCAAGAAGTGTGCCTGGGCCCTTAACACTTGTGTTTCTCATATCTTAGCTGTTCTGATTGTCTACATCCCAGTCATTGGAGTGTCCATGATCCACCATTTTGGGAGGCATCTGCCCGCCATTGTTCATACTCTTGTTGCCTATTTGTACCTGGTAGTGCCCCCTGTGCTCAACCCCATCATCTACAGTGTGAAATCC